TTCGTGATAAGCGCTCGGAGCGAGAAGAATACATTAAGCTGGTTATCGAAACCATCGACAATATGCTTAAAGAGCACGGCATCAAGGCGGATATTTCCGGGCGCCCGAAACATATCTTCAGCATCTGGAAAAAGATGCACCGTAAAAACTTGCCGATTGAAGAGCTTTACGATTTACGTGCGGTGCGAATCTATGTTGATAGTGTGCAGATGTGCTATGAAACGCTCGGCCTGATTCACAGTCGTTGGAGCTATGTGCGTCATGAGTTTGATGACTACATTACCACACCGAAAGAAAACGGCTACCAGTCGATTCATACCGTTATTATTGGCCCGGAAGGCAAAACGGTTGAGATCCAGATTCGCACCCCCGATATGCATCATAATGCCGAATACGGCATTGCCGCTCACTGGCGTTATAAGGAAGGTGGTCACTCTAATTTCGATGAGAGTTTGGAACGCAGTATCGCCAACATTCGTCAGTTATTGGAAAACTCCAATACGCCTGATCTGTTTAAAGAGATCAGTACCGAACTGCAGACCAAGCATATCTATGTCATGACACCGCAAAACGAGATCGTTACCTTGCGCCAAGGCTCTACTCCGCTTGATTTCGCCTACCAGATCCATACCGAGCTGGGGCATCGTTGTCGAGGCGCTAAAATCAATGGGCGTATCCAGCCGTTGAGTTATGTTTTACAAACCGGTGACAAGGTTGAAGTCTTGACCATTAAAAATGGTGAGCCGAGCCGTAATTGGTTAAATCCCAACCTTGGTTATCTAACCAGTAGCAGTGCCAGAAACAAGGTTCGCAGCTGGTTTAACAAACAAAACAAATCCGAGAATACCTCCGCTGGAGAGGCGCTATTCCACAAAGAAATCAAGCGTTTGCATGCGGAATCTATAGACAGCAAGAAGTTGTTGCAGCGCTTCAAATACGACACGTTGGATCTGCTCTATGAAGACATCGGTAAGGGGCGCTTAAACGAGCGGCAGATTACCAATGCGATTCAGGATGAGTTGCGCCCGAATAAAACCCAATCACGACAGCAGCAAAGTTTTGGCTTCCCTGCTCACAGTGAAGAGGAAGCGGTTGCCTATGTGGTCGGTGCGGTGCACCTGACAACTCATCTGGCGCCCTGCTGCCAACCCAAACCTTTTGATGATATCGTCGGTTTTGTGACGCGTGGTCGTGGTGTGACCATTCACCATAGAGAGTGCGCCAATATCCTAAACTTGTCACATGAAGACCGTCGTCGCTTGATTGATGTCTCCTGGGATAAGGATAAGGCTGAACAACCATGTTTCTTGGCGGAGCTGCAAATCAGCGCATTTGATCGTAAAGGGTTATTGCGCGATGTGATGACAAAATTGACCGATATGGATATCAATCTGATCGCCTCCAACACCAAAACCAATACCCAGGAACACAGTGTCACCATGATTTTGACGCTGGAGCTGGATTACGCTACGAACCTAGGCGACCTGCTCGATCAGGTGGAGTTGATACCGAATATCGAATCGGTATCGATAAAGACGTAAGACGACTCTCAGGTCCACTTAAGCATCAAAAAGCCCGTTTTGATAATGGGCTTTTTCCATTGCATAAAATCAAGGCAATAAAAAACCCACTATAACATACGCTATAGCGGGTTTATTTATATGGCGTCCCGTAGGGGAGTCGAACCCCTGTTACAGCCGTGAAAGGGCCGTGTCCTAGGCCTCTAGACGAACGGGACGGATTGTTGTTATCAAAGATAACGTTTTTTCTAACAGCTTTCACTGTTAAAGTCTGTTGATGATGTATTAGCCTAGGTGTCATCAACACACTTGAAAATGGAGCGGGAAACGAGGATCGAACTCGCGACCCCAACCTTGGCAAGGTTGTGCTCTACCGCTGAGCTATTCCCGCATAGTGGCGTCCCGTAGGGGAGTCGAACCCCTGTTACAGCCGTGAAAGGGCCGTGTCCTAGGCCTCTAGACGAACGGGACACTATATTGATAGTTAAAAACCATCATTGTTATCAAGCTCAATTATTCGGCCTAGTGAATAATTCTTTAAGCATAAAGCTTAATTGGTGGAGCTAAGCGGGATCGAACCGCTGACCTCAACACTGCCAGTGTTGCGCTCTCCCAGCTGAGCTATAGCCCCTCGAGCTGATGGGTGCGTATTATATAGAGTTGGCTGGGTAGGTCAAGCCTAAAATGCAAAAAAATTAAGTTTTTTTACGCTTTTTGTTTTTTTCTCTAGCCCTTGGCTGGTGCGCCTTACAGCTACATCTTCGGTCAAGTCTTGGCAAGCGTTTATAAAGCAATTGTTTTTATTAAGAATTTCACTCCAGCACTTGATATGAATGCCTATGAATGCCGGATTTAAATCGGCATTCGTTCCCCCCCCTATTTATCAGAATTTTGTTTATACAGACGATTAGCGGGAGTTGGAGAGCAATAAAAAACCCGTATTGAATTTAGGTTTTAAACAGTACCTGAACTCAAATACGGGCTGATTGGTGCTAAATAGCGCTGCCTGAGAGCTTATATTGCTCAACAGGGCTTATCTCAGTTTATTGCTGATTGGCTTTGCGCTCGGCAATAAATTGTAATGCCATACCGATACGAGTCAAACAACGCTTTTTACCAATCAATTCAGCGGTCTGGTCGATTGCCGGAGATTGTCCACCTCCGGTAATGGCGACCCTAAGCGGCATGCCGACTTTACCCATACCGACTTCGAGTTCTTCAGCGGTTACATTGATTGCCTGATGTATTACCTCTGCCTGCCAGTCACTAATACCTTCAAGTTTAGTTAATAGCAACTGTAGCGGCTCTTCCGCCACCGGACGTAAATGCTTCTTGGCGGCATCCGCATCGAATTCACTGAAGTCATTGTAGAAATAAGTTGCCCCTTGCGCCATCTCGACCAAAGTCTTGGCTCTGTCACGCAATAGATCAGCCACCCGATTCAATTGCGGTCCCTGACTTAAATCACAACCTAACTGAGTGACAAACGGTGCTAGATGCGTTGCCAAGTGATCGGCATTGGCCATCTTGAGGTGTTGTTCGTTAATCCACGTCAGCTTGACGGTATCAAAAGTTGATGGCGACCCGTTTACCGCATCCAGATTGAACAACTGAACCATCTCATCCATAGTAAAGACTTCTTGATCACCATGAGACCAGCCTAGACGCACCAGATAGTTCAACAACGCTTCCGGTAAAAAGCCCTGCTCCTTATACTGTAAAACGCTGACCGCGCCGTGACGCTTGGAAAGTCGGCTGCCGTCCTCACCCAATACCATTGGAATGTGAGCAAACTTAGGCACAGGTGCTCCCATCGCTTCATATAGATTGATTTGTCTGGGTGTGTTATTAAGATGGTCATCACCACGAATAATATGAGTCATGCCCATATCCCAGTCATCAATCACAACGGTCAGGTTATAGGTTGGTGTGCCGTCCGATCGGGCAATAATCAAATCATCCAGCTCACGATTGTTAACGATAACTTTACCTTTTACCAAGTCATCAATAACCACATCACCTTCTATCGGGTTTTTAAAACGAATAACCGGATCAATGCCTGCCGGTGGTTCGCCATCGAAGTCACGGTAGCGACCGTCATAACGAGGCTTAAGCCCTGCCGCTTTCTGCTGTTCACGCATTTCATCCAGTTCTTCTGGTGTGGCATAGCAGTAATAAGCCAAACCGCGTTCCATCAGGTCATTGATGACTTCTTTATAACGCTCAAAACGATGCGTCTGATAGATCGGACCATGGTCGTAATCCAAACCTAACCAGCTCATCCCTTCCAAAATAGCATTTACAGACTCTTCAGTTGAGCGCTCAAGATCGGTGTCTTCGATACGCAGTGTAAATTCACCGCCATTTTTCTTGGCAAACAACCATGAATATAAAGCGGTTCTAACACCGCCGATATGTAAATAACCGGTAGGGCTCGGGGCAAATCGTGTACGAATCACAACAGGACTCCAAAAATTAGGTTTAGAAAAAACGCCTATTATAAACGCTTAGAGAACGCTTACGGCTAAAATTACATACCCTAAGCCATGCTTTTCATTATCTGTTGGCTGATTGGTCGGATGCATAGAAATCAGCCCAGCTGCTTTTAATTAACCAGACGGTTAATAAGCTGATCAGAACCAACAGGCTAATCAAAATCAAGCCACTAAGAACAGTCAGCCACAGGCTTTCATATATCTGTGCCATATATTGCAACAACAAGCCAAAAGCGGCTAGAGGATAGACATAAGCCCAACTGGCCATGGAGATGCCGCAAACAATAAACTGCCTTAATTGGATTAACCACAACACTAAAAACAGTGAGGCAAAACTCAACCCTATCCAGCTAATGACATTCAGGCTTGTTTCATCAAGTTGCGTGCTAGCCTGCGGCTCATGATTGATAAATAAAGAGGCAATTGCCGCCAATGAAATCGGTGCAAGAAAAATAAACAAGCTAGGCCTTATATTGGCGTCGAAGCGAGGATAAAACAACAGGCGATAAAACAGTAAGGTGGCGATAATTAACCAGCCGAAGCAGCCTATCGCATAAAACAGATAGGCAAGCTCTTGTAGCCATAGTAGTTGTGCAGGAGTCTTGATGCTTAGCAGGATGCTGGCGGTAAAATTTCCCGAAAGCATAATAAACCAACTCGGCTGCAGGGCTTTGATATCAAGTTGATCATTAAACAGCCAGCCACTTAACAGATAAATATTTAATATAAATTGCAAAACAACGAGCATCAACAACAGGTTTAAGGCCAGCTCGGATTGACTGGAAAGAACCTGCGCTTCGATAAGGCTGAGCCAAAACAATAGCAATGTCAGCATAATCGCTGCAATAAACGATCGCTTGGCAGAGTCTTTCCACTCGATCAGTTGGTTTTCATAATGGCGCAGCCAGCCGAATAGATAAATTGCCGACACCAGAGCCAAGCTTACCCAACCATACCAACGAAGCCCCAATGCTAAATCGTGCTCAACAGCGAGTAATTGCTGGAAATGATAGGCATTGACAGAGGTGCCGAGAACGCCAAGAGGAATACCAAACAGGAAAATACTGGAAGACAAGTTACGCACAAAGCCCCTTGTGATTCACCAAATGCCATATAAGATAATTCATTTTAAACCACTATCGCTTTAACAAAGCCTATAAATAAAAGATTGCACGGTTATAGAAGGTTTTATTGACGCTTTCAAATGATACAATGATTGGTATTGACTGTGCATTATTCATAGGTGGCTTTATGCAATCAGATCAGCCTAGATTGGCTTTTTTTCCTATTAATTTATTTGGCGCCATTATGGGGTATTGTGGCTTGACCCTGGTGGCCAAGGAAATCAGTGATATCTTTGGTTTCGCCAGCCAAATATTTTATGCACTGGCTTTTATAACAACTTTGTTTTTCACTCTGATTTCAGTGATTTACATGGCTAAACTAATCAAACA
Above is a window of Thiomicrorhabdus sediminis DNA encoding:
- the gltX gene encoding glutamate--tRNA ligase, with product MIRTRFAPSPTGYLHIGGVRTALYSWLFAKKNGGEFTLRIEDTDLERSTEESVNAILEGMSWLGLDYDHGPIYQTHRFERYKEVINDLMERGLAYYCYATPEELDEMREQQKAAGLKPRYDGRYRDFDGEPPAGIDPVIRFKNPIEGDVVIDDLVKGKVIVNNRELDDLIIARSDGTPTYNLTVVIDDWDMGMTHIIRGDDHLNNTPRQINLYEAMGAPVPKFAHIPMVLGEDGSRLSKRHGAVSVLQYKEQGFLPEALLNYLVRLGWSHGDQEVFTMDEMVQLFNLDAVNGSPSTFDTVKLTWINEQHLKMANADHLATHLAPFVTQLGCDLSQGPQLNRVADLLRDRAKTLVEMAQGATYFYNDFSEFDADAAKKHLRPVAEEPLQLLLTKLEGISDWQAEVIHQAINVTAEELEVGMGKVGMPLRVAITGGGQSPAIDQTAELIGKKRCLTRIGMALQFIAERKANQQ
- a CDS encoding RelA/SpoT family protein — translated: MQQAIEQLYQKVFSSLKLDDKQTSLCYKACEMAIKAQELPEKGVVRSFLVAEVLAPLKLDEETLIATLLSDANLTPFYPCEKIAEEYSEQTAHLVRGIRRLNQFKEFDLDRKDDDVQNERLRQMLLAMTSDIRIMIVKLAYRVVRMRELKHESDEIKQQIAAETELIFAPLANRLGIAQLKWELEDLSFRYLEPQKYKEIASKLRDKRSEREEYIKLVIETIDNMLKEHGIKADISGRPKHIFSIWKKMHRKNLPIEELYDLRAVRIYVDSVQMCYETLGLIHSRWSYVRHEFDDYITTPKENGYQSIHTVIIGPEGKTVEIQIRTPDMHHNAEYGIAAHWRYKEGGHSNFDESLERSIANIRQLLENSNTPDLFKEISTELQTKHIYVMTPQNEIVTLRQGSTPLDFAYQIHTELGHRCRGAKINGRIQPLSYVLQTGDKVEVLTIKNGEPSRNWLNPNLGYLTSSSARNKVRSWFNKQNKSENTSAGEALFHKEIKRLHAESIDSKKLLQRFKYDTLDLLYEDIGKGRLNERQITNAIQDELRPNKTQSRQQQSFGFPAHSEEEAVAYVVGAVHLTTHLAPCCQPKPFDDIVGFVTRGRGVTIHHRECANILNLSHEDRRRLIDVSWDKDKAEQPCFLAELQISAFDRKGLLRDVMTKLTDMDINLIASNTKTNTQEHSVTMILTLELDYATNLGDLLDQVELIPNIESVSIKT